In Haloarchaeobius salinus, the sequence GCGAGTGGCGCGACCGGGCCGCCGCCGTGCTCGGCGACCACGAGTTCGGCGTCTGTGTGCACGACCCGGAGGGGCGCTTTGGCACGAGGTCCTCCTCGCTCATCGTCCTCGGCGACGAGCCCGAGTACCAGTTCGCCGACGGTCCCCCCTGCGAGACATCACACGAGCCGGTGGTCCTCGAAGGGCAGGTTTAAGCGGGACGACCGACGTACTACGGACGTGATAGCCATGCCTGTCGCACCGACGACACGGGGGTGGTCGGCGTGAGCGTCGCAGAAGAAGAACTGTCGGCCGACGAGCTCGCCGGACTCGAACTCGTCAGAGAGACCGGTGGCATCCACCAGAGCGACTTCTGGAAGGAGCTCGACGTCTCCTCCCGCAAGGGCTCGCGCATCGCCGAGTCACTCGTCGAGAAGGAACTCGTCGACCGGGAGGAGACGGTGTACGAGGGCCACAACAC encodes:
- a CDS encoding helix-turn-helix transcriptional regulator, encoding MVGVSVAEEELSADELAGLELVRETGGIHQSDFWKELDVSSRKGSRIAESLVEKELVDREETVYEGHNTYLITPVARDLDFSLLMAGDMLSPYIGEEEADPQSDAFTQWIMNLAYEE